TTTATTTAACGCATTATCTTTTATTGGCTTAGGTGCATGCTTTTTATCCGCAATGGCTTTTGTCACCGTAAGAGCCTTAACCAGTACAGAGCCGCCTGAGCGTATTGTTTTTTATTTCTGTATTTTTGGTAGTTTAATTTCATCTATTCCGATGTTCTGGCATTGGCGCATTTTCACTTGGCACGAATTAAGCCTACTCATTGCCGCAGGACTTTTAGCAAACATTAGCCAACTATTTATGTCTTATGCTTATAGCTTAGCGCCAGCAGGACAAATTGGCCCAATGAATTACATTGCCATTATTTTTGCAGGAATATGGGGATTTGTTTTTTGGCACGAATTACCGGATCTATTCAGCATTATTGGCATATTTATTATTTTATTTGCGATTTTGCTCTGTAATCCATTTTTGCAAAAAAAGTTGCTCTCTCGATTTAAATAGCAGACAAACCTTATTCTAATTTAGGTACTGTATTCGATACTCATTTGGTGAAATGCCTGTCCAGTGACGATAGGCTTTTCTAAAATTAGAGGTATCTGAAAAGCCAACTCTCTCAGCAATTTCATCTACGGTTAAAGTTGTTTCTCGCAAATATTCATCGGCAAGACGGCGCCGAGTTTCATCTAATAATTCTTGATAAGTCAGACTAAAACCTGCCAAGCGCCGATGTAAGGTACGCTTTGACATATGTAAGCGTTCAGCCATTTCTTGGGCCGATGGGAAAAGCCCTGTTCCATCCAATAATATTAAACGGATTGTTTTCACCAACTCAGGCTCTTCAAGTTCAGCAGCACCTAGCATCCGCTCACAAAATGACTTACACATATCAGCGGTAATCGGGTTGGCATTTGGACAAGGTACATCGAGCCACTTTAAATCAAAGTGCCATTGCATCACTCCAGCATTAAACTGAACAGGACAATGAAAGACTTTTTCATATTCTTCTGCATAGTCAGGCGCTGGATAGGGCAACAAAAGCTTCTTGGCTTGAAATGGTCCTTCAAGCACACGTTCAATTAAGGTTTGCATGGAACTAAACCAAAACTCGCACACTAAAGGCAGAAGCTTACCAAGTGCAATAATGTCCTGCCCTTCAAAAATCGCAGCATCATCTCGCATATAAAAAGACTTCTTTAAAATAGGCCCTGCAAGCTTAATGTGTCGAATGCCAAGCTCTACCGCTTGTCTAAAATTACGCGAAGAATATAACGCGTAGCCATACACTCCAAAATCTGACAGCCGCTGCTTTTGCCCTGCACGTAAACCAATGAGCGGATCATGAGATAGCTTTTGAATATTATGAAATAGCTGAATTTTTTGAAACTGAGAAATATATAAAGAGGATTGGTTCAACGCATCAGGTGAAATATTTGTGCCAGCTAAAACATCTGATATTGAATGGCCTTGCAAACCCATTTCATCAAACAAACTGGTCAAACCCAGCAAATATGTATTCGAACCTAAGGATCTATTATCATAATTTCCTTCAATAACACTATTTGCATTTTTATAAATATTTTTAGGCATTTAATTCACACCATCCCTAGAGTGACGTGCATAATGGCACTAAACTACCTCTTGTTGTCTCAATTTAACATCGACCATACGACGCTTCAAGCATAAAGTATGATAAGCAAAAGTATGGAAGGAACAATAATGGAACACTCCACTTTAAAAGAATATAGCGGCTCTGCCACTGAACATATGGAACTTATTTTTTCCAAACAACGTGCCAATTTTGAGGCAGATCCATACCCAACTCTTGAAGCACGCCGCACAAAACTGCATCAACTCAAAAAACAAATTATTCGTTATCAAGATGCTTTGGCTGCCGCGATTAATTCCGATTTTAGTTCAAGATCACTTGATGAATCTAAATTATTAGATTTGCTTGGCTCAGTGTTAGAAGCTGATCATGCAATTCATCATTTACGCCGCTGGATGCGTCCAAGTAAACGCCGTACCGAGCTTTTATTTTTATCGAACCGTTTAAGTGTGCAATACCAACCTAAAGGCGTGGTTGGTGTCATTGTTCCTTGGAACTTCCCCGTTTATTTAGCACTTGGCCCACTCATTGCCGCATTAGCTGCAGGCAACCGAGTTATGATTAAACTCCCTGAAATTACCCCAAATACCAATGCAATGCTTCGACGCATGCTTGCTGAAGTCTTTAATGAAGATGAAGTAGCCGTGTTTGGTGAAGAAATTACAGATCCAGCAAGATTTACCTCTTTACCGTTTAACCATATCGTCTTTACTGGTTCTCCTGCGATTGGCAAGGTCGTCATGCGAGCAGCGGCTGAAAATCTAACACCTGTTACGCTTGAGTTAGGTGGTAAATCACCTGCTATTGTAAGCCGCAACTACCCGCTTGCCGATGCAGCAAAACGTATTACGCATGGTAAAGCAACAAATAGTGGGCAAATCTGTGTAGCGCCTGACTATGCGTTGGTTCCTAAAGAAAGTATTGATGAGTTTGTAGATGCTGCAAAATCAAGTTTTATAAAAATGTTTGGTCAAAACATCGCATCTAATGAAAATTACACATCAATTGTAAATGACCGCCATTTAAACCGCATTCAAGATATTTTGACCGATGCACAAGAGAAAGGTGCTCGTGTTATTCCTTGCGACACTTACAGCTTTGACCAACAAGGTCGCAGAATGCCTGTACAGATTGTGCTGAATTGCACGCCAGATATGCGCATTATGAAAGAAGAACTCTTTGGCCCTATTTTACCAGTGGTAGCTTACGATTCTTTAGATGATGCGATTACCTATGTGAAATCAGATGAACGACCTTTAGCGCTTTATTGCTTTACGCATAGCTCAGTAGAACGCGACCGGATTTTACGTGAAACTCATTCGGGTGGTGTGACCATTAATGACTGGGGCTGGCATGTAGTTAACCATGATGCTCCTTTTGGTGGTATCGGCAACTCAGGCATGGGGTCATATCATGGTGAAGAAGGTTTCCGTGAACTTTCACATGCAAAAACTGTATTTATTCGCCATAGGTTCTTCCCAACTCAGCTTTTCCACCCTCCTTATGGAACCTTCCTACAAAAATTAGCAATACGCTTTTTCTTGAAAAAAGGCGATCCGAATATTAAGTAACCGTTATAAAAAAAGCCTCGTAATGAGGCTTTTTTTATAATCTAAATTAATAAATTTTCTTATAAAGTTACTGTAATTTATTTAAATATAATCAGCCTTTTGTGCTTTCAAAATATCAAGTTGCATCATTTTTTTCTTTTTATACTTATAGGCAATAAATAAACCAATAAACCAGATTGGTGAGCATTCAAGCGCAATTAAAGTGTCATGATCTAAAGCCAAAATTACAATAGTAAAAACTAAAAATAACATGGTCAGCCATGCCATAAATAAACCACCTGGCATTTTATATTGAGATTGAATATGTAACTCAGGAAATTTTTTACGATAAGAAATATAAGAAAGCACAATCAACATAAATGTAAAAATACATAAAATTGAAGTCAGTGCTGAAATAATCGTAAATGCGGTCATTACATTAGGCACAATAAATAAAATAGATGTTCCAGCCGTCACACATGCCATTGAAAATACTAAGCCTCTAATAGGAACTTTTCTTTTTGACAGTTTACTAAAGCTTTTAGGTGCATCGTTGTCTAACGCTAGACCGTATAACATCCGGCTAGTCGCAAAGATCCCACTGTTTGCAGAAGATAAAGCCGAAGTCGCAACAACAAAATTGATTAAACCTGCTGCAATTGGTAATCCAACTAAAGTAAACATTTCTACAAACGGACTTTTTTCTGGTGAAACCTTAGCCCAAGATGTGACGGCAATAATACAAACCAATGCACCTACATAGAATAGCAAAATGCGTAAAGGAATAGAGTTAATCGCTTTTGGAAGTGATTTATGCGGGTCTTTGGTTTCAGCAGCAGTTGTACCAACAAGCTCAATACCTACAAACGCAAATATGGCAATTTGGAAGCCAGCTAAGAAACCTGTAACGCCATAAGGAAACATCGATTCTGTTTCAAACAAATGGCTCATTGAAGCCTTAACACCATTTGGTGAAGTAAACCCAGTACCAATTAAATAAATACCAGCCAGAATAAATAGAATAATTGCAGTAATTTTGATGAGTGAGAACCAAAACTCAAGTTCACCGAACAATCGAACGGCCACAAAGTTAAGTATGGTTAAGATGGCCAATGATGTAAATGCTGGAATCCAGACGGGTAAATCGGGATACCAAAACTGCATGTACCCTCCGATTACAATGACATCGGCAATCGCAGTAATAATCCAGTTACACCAGTAGGACCAACCAAGGAAAAATCCCGCCCATGGACCGAGATAAGCTGTTGCAAAATCGGCGAAGGTTTTAAAATTAGTGTTCGCAAGCAACAATTCACCCATTGCCCGCATCACGAAGAAAAAGAAGAAACCAATAATTAAATAGGTTAAAACAATTGAAGTACCCGAAACACTTAATGTTTTCCCGGAACCCATAAATAATCCAGTACCAATTGCACCACCGATTGCGATCATCTGAATATGACGATTTGTCAATGAGCGCTGCAATTTCTCTTCTTCTTGATCAGTCATATGTTGACTCCCAAGGAGATCTCCTTCCAGGAACTGCTTTCCTTTATTCTTACTCATGTAATATTTACTCCAATTTATAGCAACCGTCGTAAATGCTTTAATAATAAATAAATTATATGATTATTAATTTAATCCATTAAACCATTCTAAAAATATTATTAAATCACTTAAGACCTTATAAATTCCTTTTTAAAAGCTATCACCTATAACAATAAAAATTATTCATCATTCCTTTCCTTCATTATTATATTAGCCCGCTCTTCTCAATATATTTTCAATAAATACTTAAAATATATAAATTAATTAAATATTTTACTTACTTACCCTTTATATATAGAAAAACAGGCTAATTAATCTCAGCTCAGCGAGCAAGATTGTATTTATCCATATACTCATCTTACGCTAGCGATAATATATTATTCCTTCTTAAATTTGGTGAAATGTGTAGTATTACTGATTAATTAACAGCCATTCGAAAATGATTAGTCTCTTTGAGCTTCTTTACCACTTCTGGACTCGCAACCTGTTTAACTTGAACACTTAGCACACGAACCAAAGAGCCATTTTCGACATTCAATTGTTTTGCCTGTTCTTTTGTTAACTGCAATATGTTCTGATGAGGCTGGCTATACACAAGAATGGCCCGATAATTTTCATAATCATCATTAGCCACAATGTAAGACTCATCCCCTACAGGGATATTTTGAGGCTGTTCGATTTGAACCGTTACAGACTGACTCTCTTTAATTGCCCGTAAATTTTCGATATCTGCTTGTAGCGTTGCGCCCCCATCAAAAATATCGACATAGCCTTTATAGCGTAGTCCCTCTTCAAGCAGCAGGTTGTAGGCCGGACGAGTATTTGGGTGCACAATGCCAATTGCGGCTTTAGCATCGTCAGGTAACATATCGACATAGAGTGGATGTCTTGGCATCAGCTCAGCAATAAAAGCCTTCTGCCCTACACCACTTAAATAATCGGCCTTGGTAAATTCGATATTAAAAAACTTATGACCTACCGCATTCCAAAATGGTGACTGCCCATTGGCGTCAGAATATCCGCGCATTTCAGCAACAATCGTTTCTTCAAAATATTGACGGAATGCTGAGAGAAATAAGAAACGGACTTTAGATAAAAATTTGCCATTTTTATTTAAGCGATAGTCAGGATCTAAAAATAAAGTACAAAGCTCACTACAGTTGGTATGGTCATTACTCAAATACAAAGTCGGTAAAGCGTTATAAACACTTAACGGTTCTGACGCATGCACTTGTGTCCCAACATGGAAGTTATACCAAGGCTCTCTTAACCCCAGTGCTACTTCAATACCGCAAACGCCGACAACTTTGTTGAGTTCAGTATCTTCTAAAACAAATAAGTAAACCTGATCTGCCTTTGGTAGTTCGCCTGCGACTGTTTTACATGCCCGTTCAATACGAGCAGCAAGCTTTTCCATATTTGGCTGCAAAGAGGTCAAACCAAAACCTGCTTTTTGCGCCAACAGGTAAAGGTCATTAACATCTTTAGGTTCAATGTAGCGAATAATCATCATGCTGCTTGTTCATCCTTTTGAATTTCTACAAAGCGAGCAAGCGCACGTTCAAAGCGTTTTAGACCTTCATCAATATCAGCAAATGGAATAATTAAAGATGGCGTAAAACGGATAACATTTGGACCAGCAATCAAACTCAATAAACCTTCTTCGCCCGCAAGATTATTAATATCTTTTGCTTTACCAGCAAATTCGGCTTTTAAAGCACAGCCAATCAGCAAGCCTTCACCACGAATCATTTCAAAAATTTCATATTTTTCATTTAATTTATTTAAAGCGTTTTTATAGTAGTCATGACGCTCTTTAACACCCTCAAGTACTTCAGGCGTATTAATAAATTCAAATACTGCACCCGCAACCGCACTTGCTAGCGGGTTACCACCATAAGTCGTGCCATGTGTACCTACTGAAAAATGTGGGGCAAACTTATCGGTTGTTAACATTGCACCGACTGGAAAACCGCCGCCCAATGCTTTTGCAGTGGTTAACACATCTGGAATAACACCAGAGTTCATGTAGGCATAAAGTGCACCAGTACGGCCAACACCCGTTTGTACTTCATCAAAAATCAGTAAGGCACCGAACTCATCACACAGCGCGCGTAAACCTTTTAAAAATTCAAGGTCAGCAGGAATAACACCGCCTTCACCTTGGATTGGCTCAACAATAACAGCACATGTTTGCTCATTAATTACTGCTTTTGCAGCTTCTAAATCATTAAAGGCAACATGATTGATACCATTTGGAAGTGGTGCAAAGTCTTGTGAATATTTAGGTTGACCACCCGCTGAAACGGTAAATAAGGTACGACCGTGGAATGCATTGTTAAATGCTACGATGCCGCTTTTGCTAGCTACACCACTGTCTAAACCAACTTTACGAGCCAATTTTAATGCAGCTTCATTGGCTTCTGCACCTGAGTTACAGAAGAATACTTTATCTGCAAATGTATTTTCGGTGAGTTGTTTTGCAAGGCGTAGAACAGGTTCATTGGTATAACCGTTACCAACGTGCCAAAGTTTTGTTGCTTGTTCTGTTAAAGCATTTACTGCCACTGGATGCGCATGACCTAATGCGTTTACTGCAATCCCGCCTGCAAAATCGATATATTCTTTACTTTCTTGATCCCAAATACGTGAACCTTCACCACGTACCGGAATGAAATTTGCCGGTGCAAAAACTGGAACCATCCACTCATTAAAATTATTTCTAGAAACTGTAAAATTATTCATCTTATCTAATCCATTAAATTGAATTATTGGGCTTAACTGATGTCCCTATTATTCAAAATCAAATTGATTCAAAAAATTTGTATTTTAGTAAAAAATGAATTATTTTTTACCAATTTGATAATTGACAATTACAATATGGACAACATTGATCAAATTATTTTAGGTTTACTTAAAGATAACGCACGAATGTCTGTTACCGAGTTAGCCGAAAAAGTTCACGTTTCACGCGCAACGGTTAAGAAGAGAATTGAATATTTAGAGTCTTCGGGCATCATTACTGGATATACGGTACGGTTTAAACCCAATGCAGAACGCAACGTTATCCGTGCATGGATGAGCATTATGGTTGAAGGGACCAAAGCACAGTCTGTGATTAAAGAATTACGCCTCGAAAGTGCCGTGGAATGTCTGCATAAAACCAATGGCAAATGGGACATTCTGGTCGAGCTACGTTCTGACACCTTAGAAAACTTCGACAAAGTTCTAGAAAGAATTAGAAATATTTCAGGTATTTATAATAGTGAAACCAGTATTCTGCTTGCGAGTCATAAGACCTAATCATTCACTTTAATTTCAAATCATAAAAACGAAATTGATGAGCTAAGCATATGGTTTAGTTCATCAACTTGCTTTTGATTAGAAAAATTCTGCTCTTGCCTTTCCTTAAATCTCTTGAACTATGACGACAATCAACATCTTCTAAAAATCCTCAATAAATTTTTAATTTTTTTTAAATAATCAAATCAAATACTTAAAATCTAATCTGATTTAAATTCCAACTTTTTTCACCCACTCCCATTATCAAAGCATTTGACAGATAATTTAAAACATAATACATATAGTCTTATATGTTATATGTTAAAACCTAAGGACAAGGTATAAAAAATGGCTAAAACTCAACTACAACACTTTATTAACGGCGAATATGTTGCTAGCAAAGGATCTGATTACTTCGATTTGGTAAGCCCCGTGACTGGTGAAGTTTATGCACAATCACCGAATGCAACTGAGGCAGAAGTTGATGCAGCTTATGCTGCTGCAAAAGAAGCATTTAAAATTTGGGGACGTAGTACACCTTCGACTCGTCAAAAAGCATTATTAAATTTGGCAGATGCGATTGAAGCAAATGCAGAGCGTTTAATTGAGGCGCAAAGTCGTAATACAGGTCAGTTAAAACACTTAATTGCATCTGAAGAAGTGGGCGCTTCAGCAGATCAGGTTCGTTTCTTTGCAGGCGCTGCCCGCTTACTCAATGGCACAGCTTCAAGTGAATATTTAGAAGGTTTAACCTCTTCTATTCGCCGTGAACCTGTTGGAGTGGTGGGCCAAGTTACGCCTTGGAACTATCCACTCATGATGGCGGTTTGGAAAATTGCACCAGCTTTGGCTGCAGGTAACACAGTGGTACTTAAGCCAAGCGATACGACGCCTGAAAGTACGCTTTTATTGGCAGAAATTGCAGCGCCATTTTTCCCTAAAGGTGCATTTAACGTGGTGTTAGGTCAGGCTCAGGTCGGTTCAAAAGTTGTATCACATAAAACCCCTGCTCTTGTTTCTATTACAGGTTCGGTTCGTGCCGGATTACAAGTTGCAGCTTCTGCCGCAGCAAATTTAGCGAAAGCTCATCTTGAGCTTGGTGGTAAAGCGCCTGTGGTCGTTTTTGAAGATGCCGATCTTGATAAAGCAGTTGAAATGATTGCCTTAACGGGCTATTTCAACGCAGGACAAGACTGTACTGCGGCAACACGCGTAATTGTGGCTGAATCTGTTCATGATGAATTTTTAGCTAAACTCGTTGAAGCTGCAAAAAATACCCGTTTCGGTGAACCTGATGATCAAGATGCACTTTATGGTCCGCTTAACAATGCCAATCAATTAAAAAATGTTAAAGCCTTCATTGACAACTTACCTGCTCATGCCAAAGTTGAAACAGGCGGTAAACAAGCAGACCGTCCAGGCTTCTATTTTGAACCCACTGTTATTAGTGGCTTAAAACAACACGACGAAGCCATTCAAAATGAAATTTTTGGACCAGTGATTACCGTTCAGAAATTTACAGATGAAAATGATGCGATTGAAAAAGCCAACGACGTTGAATATGGCCTAGCTTCAAGTGTTTGGACCACAGATCATGCCCGTGCAACTCGTCTGTCTCGTGAACTGGATTTCGGTACAGTTTGGATTAACACTCATATTCCTTTAACCGCAGAAATGCCACACGGTGGTTTCAAAAAATCAGGTTATGGTAAAGATTTATCTGGCTACGGTTTTGAAGAATATACCCGTATTAAACATGTGATGAGTTCAAACGAATAATAACAATGAACTTTGAAAGGAGATCAAAATGAATAAACAAGAAATGAAAGACTTGGTGACTAAAGCCCATCACGAGCTATTTAATTTGCACGACACCACTGCTCTGGACCGTTATTTTTCTGAAGACTTTATAGAGCACTCACCACTGGTTGCAAATGGTCTTTCAGGCCTTCGCCAACTGGTAGAAGACTGCCCCGACATGCAACATGAAGCTGTACGTGTACTGGCAGACGGTGACTTGGTTGCAATTCATGGTCGCTTTCAGGGGTTAGATGAAAATCCTTTAGTCGGTTTTGATATTTATCGAGTGAAAGACGGCAAAATTGTTGAACACTGGGACGGTCTTGTGGCAGAAGCTGCACCGAATGTAAGCGGTAGAACGCAGTTAGATGGACCAACTGAAATCATCACTCACCATGATGCAGAGAAAAATCGTGAGATTGTGACCTCTTTCTTTAAAAAGTCATTAATTGATGGCGATTACGAAGCTTTTAAAGAATACACCCACGATGATCAATTCATTCAACATAGCCCAGATATTGGCGATGGTGTTAAAGCAGTAATTGATTTTTTGAACAATATCCGTAATGAAGGACAAGGTTTGGTATACTCCAAAACGCATCGCTCCATTGCTGATGGTCAATTTGTCTTGACACATTCCGAAGGAAGTATTGCCGGAAATCGACATGCCTATTTTGAATTATGGCGAGTCGATAATGGCAAAATTGTTGAACTTTGGGATGCAATACCAGCTGTGCCTGAAGATGAGCAGGCAGTCCATCAATATGGCGTGTTTTAACCATTTATCCGTTTCATTAAGCTAAGTCTCTGACTTAGCTTTTAGAGAATTCGCCATGTCAGCATATACGATAATTTTTGCACCTATCGCTCAGGCAACTCGATCGGAACAAGTTGTAGAACGCTTGGAAAATGCAATTATCTCTGGATTGCTCAAAAGCAATGAACAGCTTCCTAACGAGGCGGATCTAGCTCGCTTAATGGGAGTGTCACCGATTACAGTACGTGAAGCCTTAAATACTTTACGCGTAAAAGGTCTGATTGATACACGACGCGGGCGAAACGGCGGAAGCTTTGTTTGTGAGTTACCTTCCGATTTACTCTTAAACAAACACCCTCTTCGCCAAGCGTCCAATGAGTATCTAGCTGATTTAGGCGAGTTTCATAGTGCAATTTTAAGCCATGGTGCATATTTGGCAGCACAAAGAACCACTGAATATGAATTAGGCAAAATCAAAGAACTTATTGATCAATTTGAACAGGCCGTTGAAGCAGACACACGTGCCCAACTTGATTTACGTTGCTTGTTAACACTCACCTCTTTTGCTCAATCAGCTCGACTGGCAAATCAAGAGTTAACCATACAAGCCGAATGGGCACCACTCATTGCTGTGCTTTACCAAGATGATCAGTTTCATCAATCGGTCGTCGCTCAATACCACCAACTTTTATCATCTTTTGTTCAAGGCAATGAAGATGATGCTGTTATTCAGGCACGAAAAATCATTTCGATGCTAACAGACCAAATGCTTCGATATAAGTTATCTATCGAATAAAAACAATAAAGTAGAGCGCTTATAAAGTATCAAGTGAGAAATACGGAATTTTAGGAGTTATAGGAATGACCCAACATTTAGATATAGAAGAGCTTCAAAATTTGTTAAAAACGGTGGTGGAGGAAACGACAGCCATTACAGAAAAGCTGGCGACCAAAGCGAGTAAAATTCTCTCAAAACATGAACCTGAAAAAACGAAAGACGTTAAGCTTTCAGGTTCAGAGCGTTCAGCTTTGCAAAAAGAAATTAAAAAAGCCTTACAGGAAAGCCATTACAGTCAAGGCATCGGCTTTGCAAGTTATAGCCCTGCAACGCAAGAAGAACAAGATTATTGGACACTCGAATGGTGGTATAAAAAAGAAGATCAATTGCAACAAGCTAAGCTTGAAAACTATCAAAATGCTCAGCGATTTCTAGATTTCCGCTCTTTTGAATGGTTCCATAAACCTGCTCAAAATAAGAGTCCGTGCATCCATGGACCATATGTCGACTATATCTGCAATGGTGCATACACCATCACCCTTGCCCATCCGGTCATGATTCGTGATCAATTTATCGGCGTAATTGCTACCGATATTTTAGTTTCCGCACTCGAAAAAATTCTTATGCCTAAGCTTAAAAACATAAAACAAAAAGCAATTGTGATTAACGACTCTTCTCGAGTGATTACTTCAAATGACATCACTATCAGAACAGGCACATTATTTAAAGGCCAAAGCCCTGAGCAGTTTTTGTCACGGCCGTGTCAATCTTTTCAACTGGTCGTGATTTAGAGTGACGTCGAAAAATATAAATATTTGATCTTGCTTTAGGGCATCACCAAGGCGAAACAGCCACCAACTTTTGTACAAACTTTCTCCAAATAGACGTGTTTATTCAAGTCTAGGGGAAGTTTTGGCTCAAAAATAGCATCGCTTTTCCGGATGAAAAGCAAAACAACGAATTTGAGGTTGAAATGACATGGAAAATAAAACGTCTTCCTTAAAAAAACTGTCTCTTTGGCAAGTCACGATTATTGGTATTGCCTACATGACTCCCATGACGGTGTTTGACACTTTCGGTATTGTCTCTGGCATTACCAATGGACACGTACCACTGGCCTATTTACTTGCACTTGGCGCCATGCTACTCACTGCTTGGAGCTATGCAAGATTTAGTAAAAATTCTGAAAAATCAGGCTCTGCATACAGTTATACAGCTGAAAGTTTAGGGCCAAAAAGCGGTTTTTTTGTGGGTTGGTGTTCCCTACTCGACTATTTATTACTGCCCCTCATTAATGTTTTACTTGCTGCAATTTATCTCACAGCACTAATTCCAAGTCTGCCTTACTGGTTTTGGGTCCTT
This genomic stretch from Acinetobacter pittii harbors:
- the rmpR gene encoding FadR/GntR family transcriptional regulator; protein product: MSAYTIIFAPIAQATRSEQVVERLENAIISGLLKSNEQLPNEADLARLMGVSPITVREALNTLRVKGLIDTRRGRNGGSFVCELPSDLLLNKHPLRQASNEYLADLGEFHSAILSHGAYLAAQRTTEYELGKIKELIDQFEQAVEADTRAQLDLRCLLTLTSFAQSARLANQELTIQAEWAPLIAVLYQDDQFHQSVVAQYHQLLSSFVQGNEDDAVIQARKIISMLTDQMLRYKLSIE
- a CDS encoding cache domain-containing protein, which translates into the protein MTQHLDIEELQNLLKTVVEETTAITEKLATKASKILSKHEPEKTKDVKLSGSERSALQKEIKKALQESHYSQGIGFASYSPATQEEQDYWTLEWWYKKEDQLQQAKLENYQNAQRFLDFRSFEWFHKPAQNKSPCIHGPYVDYICNGAYTITLAHPVMIRDQFIGVIATDILVSALEKILMPKLKNIKQKAIVINDSSRVITSNDITIRTGTLFKGQSPEQFLSRPCQSFQLVVI